The DNA segment TTTGTGGCGGCCTCAAGTTTGTCGTTTGTTATAATATCCGGCTCAAATGCCGATGCCATGCATGCGGCAAAAACTATTTTCTCTTTTGATTCGTCGTTCATGATTCACCCCTTTCTGCACGCGTGAAAATATGGTTTTATTCTAATTAAATGTTGACAAAACTTAAGTATGCCAAAGAATATTGAATCGTTTTTCCGGCAGTATAAGGTTAACACCTAATTATAATAAATAATAAATATTATGAAATAAGGGCCAGATCTAAAAATTCTGCCAGGAACAGAATTTTTAAAATTTATTTTTTATTTAACGGAATAAAAGTCAGTTTATGCCTTTGTATTATTTTCTGCTTTTCAGGAGGGTATTTTCTGTAAAAGCTTATTATTTATGACTAAAATTAAGTATTACCTACTGAAAATGTATGAACTTGCATCTCCCGTAAGGCTGAAAGTGATAATGAAATACCTTTCCCAGGTGCTTATCGGAGCTGCATTCGTCATTTTTATCCCGTTTCTTGCAGCCGCGTTCAGCGGAGAAACTTTTGTTGCAGCCATATATCTTTTAATTACAGCAGTTATTTTCCTGGCAGGATTTGTCATTAACAAAATACTGCCTGAAGATGAGATGGAGCGAAAAGAAGCTGTAATTATCGTTGCACTGGTATTTCCTCTCCTTGCACTTATATGCACTTATCCTCTGACTCTTTTAACCGACATCTCTTTTACTGACGCATTTTTTGAAGCTGTTTCAGGAGTTACGACAACCGGACTTTCAGTATCCCCGCAAAATCCCGGAGATCTGTTTTTGTTTATGCGCTCCTGGCTCCAGTGGATAGGCGGAATAGGAATTCTTGTTATAGCGCTTATAACATTCTCAAACCCTGGAGCAAGCGCTTACAGGCTCTACAGTGTTAATACGGGCGACAGGAAACTCAGGCCTACGGTCTTTGCGACGGCAAAAGTCATAATAAGCCTGTATGTAATACTGACACTTATATCGTTTGTCCTCCTTTTAGCGGGAGGAATGCCGGTTTTTGATGCCCTGTGCCACTCAATGTCTTCGGTCTCAACAGGGGGTTTTTCGACGAGCGGTGAATCTGTCTCAGGCTTTCCCGGATATTTCCTTCCTTTGATTGTTACCGTAAGCTGTATTCTGGGGGCGATAAACTTTGGTCTTTACCCAAGTTCACTTGAAAATATCAGAAATTTGTTTTCAGATATCCAGATAAAATATTTCTTTGCAATAGGTATTTTCGGGTCCGTAGTCCTTCTTATAACTCTTGGCAACAGTTATTCTTTTGATGAAAGCATATCCGTATCCTTTTTCCAGGCATTTTCTGCACTGACTACATCAGGATTTTCTACTGTTGATACGGGGTCACTGCCTGATGTTTCAAAAGTTGTCATTTCCGCTCTTATGTGGGCCGGTGGGTGCATGGGTTCCACGGCGGGAGGAATTAAAATAATAAGGCTGATAATCCTTTTAAAAATAATCCAGCTTGTTTATATAAGATTTTTCCTGCCCAAAGAAGCCCTTACACCATTAAAAATAGGTTCAGAAAGTATTGATCCTGAAATAGTATATAATACAATAACAGTATTTCTGCTTTATTTTATTGTAATCTTTGTTTCTGCGTTTATATTTATGATTTACGGGTTTAATCCTGTTGATTCCCTGTTTGAAGTTTCAAGTGCACTGGGAACAGTAGGACTTTCATGCGGGATTACCTGTGCAGGGATGCCTGTTTTTTTAAAGGTGGTCCTGATTTTTGATATGCTTCTCGGAAGGATAGAAATTATTCCGCTATTTATATTGCTGTTACCGCGAACATGGATTAAGAGAGAGAAAAGAGTATGCGGGTAATTATAGTCGGGGCAAGCGCCCTTGGTCTTGACCTTTCCAGGATGCTTATCAAAAGAGGTTACGAAGTAGTACTGATTGAACAGGACTCACAGACGGCAGAAAGTCTTTCTGAAAGCATGGACTGCACTGTAATCAATGCCGAGGGGACAAGCCCTGACATTCTTGAAAAGGCCGAGATAGGAAAAGCTGATGCAATTGTCGCATGCGGAGGCCATGACCAGGACAATATACTGACGGGACTTATTGCCCGCGGATATAATGTACCGGATATCATTATCACGACAAAAAATACCGAATTTATGAATGTCGCAAAAAAACTTGGGTTTCACCATGTTGTAAACCCTCCGCAGACAGCTTCAGTCAGCATATATAATACGCTTAAAGGAATTGACACAATCGAACTTTCCACGATGATGAGAGGCAATGTAAGATTCATAAGCATTATCGCAGGCGAAAGTCACAAAGGAGAAAAACTGTCTGATATTCAGCTTCCGAAAAAAAGCGAATTCATAGGCCTGTACAGAAATGATGACTTCTTCCTTGTGACAGAAAACCCTGCTGTTGAAATCAATGATGAACTTCTAATTGTAACTCTTTCAGAGCATGTAACTGAAATCGATGAGATTTTCCGTGATTACCAAAAAGAGACTATACAAAGCTGAATTTCACGGATAAACTGCAATTACTTCCGCATTTCTTACAGACATCGGTACCATATTCCGGTTAACCCGGGATGTGAATTATTTTATATATTATTTTTTACTATAACAGACTACATGAAAATTTAAAGTGGTAATATGCTTTTAAAACAATTTTTCACGGAAAAATTAGCTCACAACTCATACCTTATCGGAGGCAGTGAGAGATGTGCAGTTATTGACCCCGACAGGGACGTTGAAAAATACATGTCTGCCGCAGAAGAAGAGGGCTTAAAAATCACACACGTTATTGAAACACATCTGCATGCGGACTTTGTATCCGGTCACCTTGACCTTGCAGGAAAGACAGGAGCCCTAATATATGCTCCGGCTGAAGGGAAATGTCTCTTTGACCATTTACCGTTAAAAAATGGCGATGAATTCTTAATAGAAAACATAAAATTCCATGTTCTTGAAGCACCGGGTCACACACCCGAATCCTTGGTATATGTAGTATCAGACCTTTCAAGGGGCCCTGACCCGGTTCTTGCTTTTACAGGAGACACCCTGCTTGTAAACGATGTCGGAAGACCTGACATTTCCACTGAAAAATCCCGTGAACTTGCAGGGATGCTGTATAAAAGTCTTCACGAGACAGTTATGAAACTTCCTGACAGCTGCATTGTCTTCCCTGCACACGGAGAAGGTTCTTTGTGCGGGAGGGCAATCGGTTCAATGAGGTTTTCTACGATAGGATACGAAAAAAAACATAACTCTGCTCTTTTACTTGATAATCCCGGTTCTTTTATAGATTCACTCACAAATGACATGCCCCCGGCGCCTGATCATTTCCCAAGGTGCAGCGAGATAAACAGAAAAGGGCCTGTTCCTGTTTCCGAACTTAAAAATCCTGTTTCCCTCACTCCGGAACAGTTTAAATCACGTATTAAAGGTGGAAACACAGTAGTCATAAGCACTGAGGATTACCCCCGATATGGCGGAAACCACATCCCCGGAAGTTATAATATTTATATGAACGGCAATTTTTCAACTTTTGCAGGATGGGTCATTCCGCCTGACAAAGATATTCTTCTTGTTACCCAAACAAACGAAGAGGTGAAAACGGCGGTTGTAATGCTTAGGAGAGTTGGTCTCGACAGGGCGGCCGGATACCTCAAAGGCGGCATGCATTCATGGGTTTCTGCCGGATATGATACCAGCCATATATGCCAGCTTTCCCCGCCTGAGGTCTTTAATAAACTAAACAATGAAGAGTGGATGCTTCTGGATGTAAGGTCCAAAAATGAATATGAAGGCGGGCATATAGATGGTGCAGTAAATATACCTGTAGCGGATTTAAGGACAGAATACAAAAGATTTGACCCTGAGAAGAGAATAATTGCAATGTGCAGAACAGGCAGGCGCTCAAGTCTTGCATGCAGTATCCTGAAACAGAATGGTTTTGAAAATATATATAATGCAGAAGGGGGAGTTACGGGATACAAAAACGGAGGATTTATGGACTGACAAATATTTGTAAAACGGAAAAATCTTTCCTTCATTTTTTCAATGGTCTCAGTTTAAGGCTTATGTCATTATATGCCGGAGCGGAAAAATTGTTTATTTTCAGCTTTTCTTTTTATAGTTGCAGAATGACCCGCACCTGTCGCATCCGTTTTTACCTTCATTGCACGGTTCGACATGGATTGTGACGACTGAACGGGGAAATTCAACCTTTAGGTCGGATTCTATGTGGTCTTCAAGGTCATGCGACTGGCGGACCGTAACATCACCTGAAACAACAAGATGAAGATTTATAAAAATTTCAGGGCCTGCACGTCTTGTCTTAAGGCCGTGAAAGCCTGCATACTCCGATTCATGTTCACAGATTATATCCTTTATTCTCTGTTTGTCCTTTTCAGGGATGCTCCTGTCGATAAGATCAGAAAGCGATCTTTTTGTAAGGTCAAAAGCCGCGTGAAGTATTACAAATGCTACTGCTATTGCTATAACGGAGTCCAGGGCATAAATGCCGGTAATTTTTATCAGAATCAGTCCTGCGAATACTCCCAGAGAAGTGTATACATCTGTTCTGAGGTGCCATGCGTCGCTTTCAAGGGCAATTGACTCTGTTTTTTTTGCAGTATCCATAAGTCTGCCTGATACGACCCAGTTGACGAGCGCTGAAACCCCCATTACTGCAACACCCGCCAGAAACATTCCTGAAGGCTCTATTGAATGCTCTCCTTCCATAAGTTTTGAGAGAGCTTCAAATATTATGAGTACAGCAGCCGCAAATATCAGAAAAGCTTCTATGAGGCCGGAAAAATCCTCAAATTTTCCGTGTCCGAATTCATGCTCCGTATCCGGAGGCTCTTCAGATTTTTTCACCGAAAAAAAAGCGATGACAGCTGCAAGCAGATCCATTCCCGAATGAATTGCCTCTGAAATTATACTGACAGATCCTATGGAAAAACCGACAATGAATTTCAAAACGAAAAGACTGCTGTTTGAAATTACAGAAAGTTTAGCGGTATTCTGTTTTATATTTCCAGAATTATTTTCGGATGGAACTGACATATGCTCAGGCTATAACTTCAACCCGGTTCAACTTAATTCATTTGGTATCGGTCGGGAAATGAAATGTATTGACAAATATAAAATGTCCTTTACTTATCAACAGACCTTTGTTTTGGGTATACAGGTATTCCAAACTTAATTAAAAAATGAAGCAGATTATGTTAATGAAATGGATAAAGAAAAAAAAGAGATTCTCATACTTGGGGCCGGCGCTGTAGGACTTTCCATAGCCGGCAGACTCTCCGGTATCTGCAATGTCTCAGTCGTATGCAGGGAAAGACATGCAGAGGTAATACGTAAAAAGGGACTTTTCATGGATGGTATCTGGGGTAATAAGAAAGTAAGCGGAATAAAATGCTTTTCATCACCTGAGATACTTGCTGAGGCCAAAACAGGATATGACTTTGTACTGATAACATGCAAAAGCAATGATACACTGAATGTCTGCAATGAATACAGCAAATTTCTGAAAGAAAATATCGCCGTCAGCATTCAGAACGGAATTGGAAACGGAGATATAATTCAAAGATTTTCTGACCTGGTTATCGGTGCAACTATTACGACAAATTTTTATTCGCATGATAACGGGTGTGTAACTGTCCGAAACGAGACAGAACCTTTAAAAATAGGTATATATCCAGGCAACAGGAATACCGGGGACAGTCAGGGGGCTCTAAACGAAATTGAGGAGATTCTGTGCAGAGCAAAAATAAGTACCGAAATATCTTCTGATATCAGGGTTTCAATATGGGAGAAAAATCTCCTAAACATAGCAGTGAATCCCGTCAGTGCAATACTTTCCATTAAAGTGGGAGAGGTTATGAACGAGAATGTGAAAGTCGTCGTTACAGGACTGATAAAAGAGACTTTTGAGATAATGTCTGCAGAAAAAATAAAGACAAAATGGAAAAACCCTGACGATTATCTGAATTATCTCTTCAGTACTCTTGTACCCTCGTTTTCCGGGGTATACACATCCATGTACCAGGACCTTGAGATGAAAAGGGAGACAGAAATTGATTATATTAACGGAGCTGTAGTTAGTCTTGGGGAAAAAAACGGAATAAAAACTCCTTTCAATGTATGCGTATGCAGTCTCCTGAAGTATTGTGAAAACAGAAAATTACTTTCACTGTGCACGGTCGAATAATAAATAACATACCTGTGATTTCTTTAATTGTGTCGGTATAGGTAAAAGACTGGGAAAGGTAAATACCCCTGTTTGCATATGAGAAATTCTCTGAAATTTTTCAGTGTTTTACTGTTATTCAGGCACAAACAATCCGATAAAAGACTCCTAAAAACCTCGTAAATACTTTTTTTTAAATTAGAATGGTTTTTTAATATTGTCTCAGCTTTCTTCAAGGAAGTATGGCAGTGCCCGTGGTGCATGGACCTTTATTTCTTCCATAAAATAAGAACCCATCTCCTTCTCCGAATCGGCAAGGGACTGTTTCATTGTTCTGACAAGCCACGCAGGAAGTTTACCTTCGGCATCAAGCGAATTCATAAGAACCACGACAGCTTCATCGACATCGATTTTGTTTTTCCATCTGTAACCCATAATTTCCCCCTTTTTTATGTCAGATGTCTTGTTGAGAATACTGGTATATAATATTATCCTGGAAAAAGGAAATAGTGTAAAATATTTCTTATCAGCAGTGTCCTGTTATTTTTCAGGTTTCGTTTTCTCCGGAATATCTTCCATTCCCAGAATGACCGTAATCCACTTTGTACTTTCAATATACCTGAAGGCAATTAAAATCATTATTGTCAGAGGAACCGAGATGAGCATACCAATCGGTCCGAGGACCCATGTCCAGAGAACCAGAGAAAGTATTACCACAAGCGGAGGCATATTGAAGTCTTTGGCTGCAAACTTGGAGAACACGATATTTTCGACGACTGCGTTGATTATGCATATTCCTATTACAACAATAACAACACCCCACAGGCCAAGCTGAAGCCATGCAAGGATTATCGCCGGGACTGACACTATCAAAAGCCCAATGTAGGGGATATAGCTCAATATGACTGCCATAACCCCCCAGAATACTGCCAGATCTATTCCGAGTGCATAAAGCATGGCCCCGAAAGATGCCCCCAGAACAACGTTTGTTTTGGTTTTTACGACAACCCATCCTATCATACTTGTGCACATTTCCCTGTACTGAACTAGCAGGCTGCTGTCTTCACCTGCAAGCTTTTTTATCCTTCTTGGAAGAGACGGAATTTCAAGGAGAATGAAGCATGTTATAACAATTATAAAAAATCCGTCCATCAGAATTGCAGAGACATTTCCGGCAAGACCCAGCAAAATTTTTGATAAAGTCCCCCAGTCAGGTAAAAACAAAGAATCTGCCGACACAGAAACCCCTAAATTACCTATCAGGCTGAATAAACCCTGCATTCTTATCGTAAAAAGCTCCTCGTATTTAGGAAGATCCATGAGAAGGACGTTTACGGACTCAAAAATAAGAGCAAGAAAGAAAAAAATCACGATTATATATACCGTCATTATTATTGTAACGGAAATTACATCTGAAAAACCCCTTCTTTTCAGCCTGAACAACAAAGGTGTTCCAAGCATCGCAAGAATTAGGGAGATTACAACCATATTTATCAGGTATGCAGTTTCATGCATGCCGACAAGTATTATAAATATCAGGGCTCCCGTAAGCAGGTACCTGAGATTATCGCTTAGTTTGTCTATATA comes from the Methanomicrobium sp. W14 genome and includes:
- a CDS encoding TrkH family potassium uptake protein, producing the protein MYELASPVRLKVIMKYLSQVLIGAAFVIFIPFLAAAFSGETFVAAIYLLITAVIFLAGFVINKILPEDEMERKEAVIIVALVFPLLALICTYPLTLLTDISFTDAFFEAVSGVTTTGLSVSPQNPGDLFLFMRSWLQWIGGIGILVIALITFSNPGASAYRLYSVNTGDRKLRPTVFATAKVIISLYVILTLISFVLLLAGGMPVFDALCHSMSSVSTGGFSTSGESVSGFPGYFLPLIVTVSCILGAINFGLYPSSLENIRNLFSDIQIKYFFAIGIFGSVVLLITLGNSYSFDESISVSFFQAFSALTTSGFSTVDTGSLPDVSKVVISALMWAGGCMGSTAGGIKIIRLIILLKIIQLVYIRFFLPKEALTPLKIGSESIDPEIVYNTITVFLLYFIVIFVSAFIFMIYGFNPVDSLFEVSSALGTVGLSCGITCAGMPVFLKVVLIFDMLLGRIEIIPLFILLLPRTWIKREKRVCG
- a CDS encoding AI-2E family transporter — encoded protein: MSYIDKLSDNLRYLLTGALIFIILVGMHETAYLINMVVISLILAMLGTPLLFRLKRRGFSDVISVTIIMTVYIIVIFFFLALIFESVNVLLMDLPKYEELFTIRMQGLFSLIGNLGVSVSADSLFLPDWGTLSKILLGLAGNVSAILMDGFFIIVITCFILLEIPSLPRRIKKLAGEDSSLLVQYREMCTSMIGWVVVKTKTNVVLGASFGAMLYALGIDLAVFWGVMAVILSYIPYIGLLIVSVPAIILAWLQLGLWGVVIVVIGICIINAVVENIVFSKFAAKDFNMPPLVVILSLVLWTWVLGPIGMLISVPLTIMILIAFRYIESTKWITVILGMEDIPEKTKPEK
- a CDS encoding MBL fold metallo-hydrolase, producing the protein MLLKQFFTEKLAHNSYLIGGSERCAVIDPDRDVEKYMSAAEEEGLKITHVIETHLHADFVSGHLDLAGKTGALIYAPAEGKCLFDHLPLKNGDEFLIENIKFHVLEAPGHTPESLVYVVSDLSRGPDPVLAFTGDTLLVNDVGRPDISTEKSRELAGMLYKSLHETVMKLPDSCIVFPAHGEGSLCGRAIGSMRFSTIGYEKKHNSALLLDNPGSFIDSLTNDMPPAPDHFPRCSEINRKGPVPVSELKNPVSLTPEQFKSRIKGGNTVVISTEDYPRYGGNHIPGSYNIYMNGNFSTFAGWVIPPDKDILLVTQTNEEVKTAVVMLRRVGLDRAAGYLKGGMHSWVSAGYDTSHICQLSPPEVFNKLNNEEWMLLDVRSKNEYEGGHIDGAVNIPVADLRTEYKRFDPEKRIIAMCRTGRRSSLACSILKQNGFENIYNAEGGVTGYKNGGFMD
- a CDS encoding TrkA family potassium uptake protein encodes the protein MRVIIVGASALGLDLSRMLIKRGYEVVLIEQDSQTAESLSESMDCTVINAEGTSPDILEKAEIGKADAIVACGGHDQDNILTGLIARGYNVPDIIITTKNTEFMNVAKKLGFHHVVNPPQTASVSIYNTLKGIDTIELSTMMRGNVRFISIIAGESHKGEKLSDIQLPKKSEFIGLYRNDDFFLVTENPAVEINDELLIVTLSEHVTEIDEIFRDYQKETIQS
- a CDS encoding ketopantoate reductase family protein; its protein translation is MDKEKKEILILGAGAVGLSIAGRLSGICNVSVVCRERHAEVIRKKGLFMDGIWGNKKVSGIKCFSSPEILAEAKTGYDFVLITCKSNDTLNVCNEYSKFLKENIAVSIQNGIGNGDIIQRFSDLVIGATITTNFYSHDNGCVTVRNETEPLKIGIYPGNRNTGDSQGALNEIEEILCRAKISTEISSDIRVSIWEKNLLNIAVNPVSAILSIKVGEVMNENVKVVVTGLIKETFEIMSAEKIKTKWKNPDDYLNYLFSTLVPSFSGVYTSMYQDLEMKRETEIDYINGAVVSLGEKNGIKTPFNVCVCSLLKYCENRKLLSLCTVE
- a CDS encoding cation diffusion facilitator family transporter, yielding MSVPSENNSGNIKQNTAKLSVISNSSLFVLKFIVGFSIGSVSIISEAIHSGMDLLAAVIAFFSVKKSEEPPDTEHEFGHGKFEDFSGLIEAFLIFAAAVLIIFEALSKLMEGEHSIEPSGMFLAGVAVMGVSALVNWVVSGRLMDTAKKTESIALESDAWHLRTDVYTSLGVFAGLILIKITGIYALDSVIAIAVAFVILHAAFDLTKRSLSDLIDRSIPEKDKQRIKDIICEHESEYAGFHGLKTRRAGPEIFINLHLVVSGDVTVRQSHDLEDHIESDLKVEFPRSVVTIHVEPCNEGKNGCDRCGSFCNYKKKS